A genomic window from Hypomesus transpacificus isolate Combined female chromosome 15, fHypTra1, whole genome shotgun sequence includes:
- the aplp2 gene encoding amyloid-like protein 2 isoform X3, translating into MGRVPAISVLILGIVVPALAGYIEALAANAGTGFAVAEPQVAMFCGKLNMHVNIQTGRWEADPSGTRSCVETKEGVMQYCQEMYPELQITNVLEANQPIRIENWCKKEKKQCKGHAHLVVPYKCLVGEFVSDVLLVPEKCKFFHKERMDMCVSHQQWHGVAKEACAKGSMVLHSYGMLLPCGIDKFHGTEYVCCPSSRRGEPAAAPALTSQEEEDEEEDQEIEETELDEDEPVEESDAPVDEQLSQREEPVEEDEEDEDEDEYHYVYEDEEADREEEEEDAKERVPESQDEDKTLEEVKAVPPTPQPTDDVDVYFETPADDREHSRFQKAKEQLEIRHRNHMERVRKEWEDAERQGKNLPKAERQTLIQRFQTIVESLEEEAASQKQQLVETHLARVEAMLNDRRRLTLENYLAALQADPPRPHRILQALRRYVRAENKDRQHTIRHYQHVLAVDPEKAAQMKSQVMTHLRVIEERMNQSLSLLYKVPHVGEEIQDEIDELLQEQKADMDQFLSSISESQPDVTVSSEESMELPASEGKPYRPFQVTSLGSHSDPEGSGMSGLDGLIGAEERIINSKGKISDSVVIDESLDVKEVIYSAERVSVMHADDLESYRPLEEDFSFGSSALIGLLVIAVAIATVIVISLVLLRKRQYGTISHGIVEVDPMLTPEERHLSKMQNHGYENPTYKYLEQMQI; encoded by the exons GCCCTGGCAGCCAACGCGGGCACGGGGTTCGCCGTGGCGGAGCCGCAAGTCGCCATGTTCTGCGGGAAACTCAACATGCACGTGAACATCCAGACGGGCCGCTGGGAGGCCGACCCCTCCGGCACCAGGAGCTGCGTGGAGACCAAGGAGGGCGTGATGCAGTACTGTCAGGAG ATGTACCCTGAACTACAGATCACAAACGTGCTGGAGgccaaccagccaatcaggatcGAGAACTGGtgcaagaaggagaagaagcagTGCAAAGGCCACGCCCACCTGGTGGTGCCTTACAAGTGCTTAG TGGGGGAGTTTGTGAGCGACGTCCTCCTGGTGCCCGAGAAGTGCAAGTTCTTCCACAAGGAGCGCATGGACATGTGCGTCAGCCACCAGCAGTGGCACGGCGTCGCCAAGGAG GCCTGTGCCAAGGGCTCCATGGTCCTGCACAGCTACGGCATGCTGCTGCCCTGTGGCATCGACAAGTTCCATGGCACCGAGTACGTGTGCTGCCCCTCGTCTCGCCGCGGGGAGCCCGCCGCCGCCCCCGCCCTGACgtcccaggaggaggaggacgaagaggaggaccaggagatTGAAGAGACGGAGCTGGATGAAGACGAGCccgtggaggagag CGATGCACCCGTCGACGAGCAGCTGTCCCAGAGAGAGGAGCCGGTggaggaggacgaagaggacgaggacgaggatgaGTACCACTACGTGTACGAGGACGAGGAGGCTgaccgggaggaggaggaggaggacgccaAGGAGCGCGTCCCCGAGAGCCAGGACGAGGACAagaccctggaggaggtgaaag CGGTGCCCCCCACGCCTCAGCCCACTGACGACGTGGACGTGTACTTCGAGACCCCCGCTGACGACAGGGAGCACAGCCGCTTCCAGAAGGCCAAGGAGCAGTTGGAGATCAGGCACCGCAACCacatggagaga gtgagGAAGGAGTGGGAGGATGCTGAGCGTCAGGGTAAGAACCTGCCCAAGGCTGAGAGGCAGACTCTGATCCAG cgctTTCAGACCATAGTGGagtctctggaggaggaagcAGCCAGTCAGAAGCAGCAGCTGGTGGAGACCCACCTGGCCCGTGTGGAGGCCATGCTCAACGACCGCCGCCGCCTCACCCTGGAGAACTACCTGGCCGCCCTGCAGGCTGACCCCCCCAGG ccccaccgCATCCTGCAGGCCCTCAGGAGGTACGTCCGCGCAGAGAACAAGGATCGTCAGCACACCATCCGTCACTACCAGCACGTCCTCGCTGTGGACCCTGAGAAGGCTGCCCAGATGAAGTCTCAG GTGATGACCCACCTGCGTGTGATCGAGGAGCGCATGAACCAGAGCCTGTCCCTCCTCTACAAGGTGCCCCACGTGGGTGAGGAGATCCAGGATGAGATCG ACGAGCTGCTCCAGGAGCAGAAGGCTGACATGGACCAGttcctgtcctccatctccGAGTCCCAGCCGGACGTCACCGTGTCGTCCGAGGAGAGCATGGAGCTGCCTGCCTCCGAGGGCAAGCCGTACCGGCCCTTCCAGGTCACCTCCCTGGGGTCCCACTCTGACCCAGAGG GCTCCGGGATGTCCGGTCTGGACGGTCTGATCGGCGCTGAGGAGAGGATCATCAACAGCAAGGGGAAGATCAGCGACAGCGTG GTGATTGATGAGTCTCTGGATGTTAAAGAAGTGATTTACAGTGCAGAGAGAGTCAGCGTAATGCATGCTGATGATCTG GAATCCTATCGTCCTCTTGAGGAGGACTTCAGCTTCGGGAGCAGTGCCCTGATTGGCTTGTTGGTGATCGCGGTGGCCATAGCAACGGTGATAGTGATCAGCCTGGTGCTGCTGAGGAAGAGGCAGTATGGCACCATCAGTCATGGCATTGTGGAG GTTGACCCCATGCTGACCCCAGAGGAACGCCACCTCAGCAAGATGCAGAACCATGGCTACGAGAACCCCACCTACAAATACCTGGAGCAGATGCAGATCTAG
- the aplp2 gene encoding amyloid-like protein 2 isoform X2: protein MGRVPAISVLILGIVVPALAGYIEALAANAGTGFAVAEPQVAMFCGKLNMHVNIQTGRWEADPSGTRSCVETKEGVMQYCQEMYPELQITNVLEANQPIRIENWCKKEKKQCKGHAHLVVPYKCLVGEFVSDVLLVPEKCKFFHKERMDMCVSHQQWHGVAKEACAKGSMVLHSYGMLLPCGIDKFHGTEYVCCPSSRRGEPAAAPALTSQEEEDEEEDQEIEETELDEDEPVEESDAPVDEQLSQREEPVEEDEEDEDEDEYHYVYEDEEADREEEEEDAKERVPESQDEDKTLEEVKAVCALEAETGPCRASMFRWHFDLSQKKCVRFVYGGCAGNRNNFDSEEYCMAVCKRLTVPPTPQPTDDVDVYFETPADDREHSRFQKAKEQLEIRHRNHMERVRKEWEDAERQGKNLPKAERQTLIQTIVESLEEEAASQKQQLVETHLARVEAMLNDRRRLTLENYLAALQADPPRPHRILQALRRYVRAENKDRQHTIRHYQHVLAVDPEKAAQMKSQVMTHLRVIEERMNQSLSLLYKVPHVGEEIQDEIDELLQEQKADMDQFLSSISESQPDVTVSSEESMELPASEGKPYRPFQVTSLGSHSDPEGSGMSGLDGLIGAEERIINSKGKISDSVVIDESLDVKEVIYSAERVSVMHADDLESYRPLEEDFSFGSSALIGLLVIAVAIATVIVISLVLLRKRQYGTISHGIVEVDPMLTPEERHLSKMQNHGYENPTYKYLEQMQI, encoded by the exons GCCCTGGCAGCCAACGCGGGCACGGGGTTCGCCGTGGCGGAGCCGCAAGTCGCCATGTTCTGCGGGAAACTCAACATGCACGTGAACATCCAGACGGGCCGCTGGGAGGCCGACCCCTCCGGCACCAGGAGCTGCGTGGAGACCAAGGAGGGCGTGATGCAGTACTGTCAGGAG ATGTACCCTGAACTACAGATCACAAACGTGCTGGAGgccaaccagccaatcaggatcGAGAACTGGtgcaagaaggagaagaagcagTGCAAAGGCCACGCCCACCTGGTGGTGCCTTACAAGTGCTTAG TGGGGGAGTTTGTGAGCGACGTCCTCCTGGTGCCCGAGAAGTGCAAGTTCTTCCACAAGGAGCGCATGGACATGTGCGTCAGCCACCAGCAGTGGCACGGCGTCGCCAAGGAG GCCTGTGCCAAGGGCTCCATGGTCCTGCACAGCTACGGCATGCTGCTGCCCTGTGGCATCGACAAGTTCCATGGCACCGAGTACGTGTGCTGCCCCTCGTCTCGCCGCGGGGAGCCCGCCGCCGCCCCCGCCCTGACgtcccaggaggaggaggacgaagaggaggaccaggagatTGAAGAGACGGAGCTGGATGAAGACGAGCccgtggaggagag CGATGCACCCGTCGACGAGCAGCTGTCCCAGAGAGAGGAGCCGGTggaggaggacgaagaggacgaggacgaggatgaGTACCACTACGTGTACGAGGACGAGGAGGCTgaccgggaggaggaggaggaggacgccaAGGAGCGCGTCCCCGAGAGCCAGGACGAGGACAagaccctggaggaggtgaaag CGGTGTGTGCGCTGGAGGCAGAGACGGGCCCCTGCCGCGCCTCCATGTTCCGCTGGCACTTCGACTTGAGCCAGAAGAAGTGCGTTCGTTTCGTGTACGGGGGCTGCGCCGGCAACCGCAACAATTTCGACTCCGAGGAGTACTGCATGGCCGTGTGCAAGCGCCTGA CGGTGCCCCCCACGCCTCAGCCCACTGACGACGTGGACGTGTACTTCGAGACCCCCGCTGACGACAGGGAGCACAGCCGCTTCCAGAAGGCCAAGGAGCAGTTGGAGATCAGGCACCGCAACCacatggagaga gtgagGAAGGAGTGGGAGGATGCTGAGCGTCAGGGTAAGAACCTGCCCAAGGCTGAGAGGCAGACTCTGATCCAG ACCATAGTGGagtctctggaggaggaagcAGCCAGTCAGAAGCAGCAGCTGGTGGAGACCCACCTGGCCCGTGTGGAGGCCATGCTCAACGACCGCCGCCGCCTCACCCTGGAGAACTACCTGGCCGCCCTGCAGGCTGACCCCCCCAGG ccccaccgCATCCTGCAGGCCCTCAGGAGGTACGTCCGCGCAGAGAACAAGGATCGTCAGCACACCATCCGTCACTACCAGCACGTCCTCGCTGTGGACCCTGAGAAGGCTGCCCAGATGAAGTCTCAG GTGATGACCCACCTGCGTGTGATCGAGGAGCGCATGAACCAGAGCCTGTCCCTCCTCTACAAGGTGCCCCACGTGGGTGAGGAGATCCAGGATGAGATCG ACGAGCTGCTCCAGGAGCAGAAGGCTGACATGGACCAGttcctgtcctccatctccGAGTCCCAGCCGGACGTCACCGTGTCGTCCGAGGAGAGCATGGAGCTGCCTGCCTCCGAGGGCAAGCCGTACCGGCCCTTCCAGGTCACCTCCCTGGGGTCCCACTCTGACCCAGAGG GCTCCGGGATGTCCGGTCTGGACGGTCTGATCGGCGCTGAGGAGAGGATCATCAACAGCAAGGGGAAGATCAGCGACAGCGTG GTGATTGATGAGTCTCTGGATGTTAAAGAAGTGATTTACAGTGCAGAGAGAGTCAGCGTAATGCATGCTGATGATCTG GAATCCTATCGTCCTCTTGAGGAGGACTTCAGCTTCGGGAGCAGTGCCCTGATTGGCTTGTTGGTGATCGCGGTGGCCATAGCAACGGTGATAGTGATCAGCCTGGTGCTGCTGAGGAAGAGGCAGTATGGCACCATCAGTCATGGCATTGTGGAG GTTGACCCCATGCTGACCCCAGAGGAACGCCACCTCAGCAAGATGCAGAACCATGGCTACGAGAACCCCACCTACAAATACCTGGAGCAGATGCAGATCTAG
- the aplp2 gene encoding amyloid-like protein 2 isoform X1: MGRVPAISVLILGIVVPALAGYIEALAANAGTGFAVAEPQVAMFCGKLNMHVNIQTGRWEADPSGTRSCVETKEGVMQYCQEMYPELQITNVLEANQPIRIENWCKKEKKQCKGHAHLVVPYKCLVGEFVSDVLLVPEKCKFFHKERMDMCVSHQQWHGVAKEACAKGSMVLHSYGMLLPCGIDKFHGTEYVCCPSSRRGEPAAAPALTSQEEEDEEEDQEIEETELDEDEPVEESDAPVDEQLSQREEPVEEDEEDEDEDEYHYVYEDEEADREEEEEDAKERVPESQDEDKTLEEVKAVCALEAETGPCRASMFRWHFDLSQKKCVRFVYGGCAGNRNNFDSEEYCMAVCKRLTVPPTPQPTDDVDVYFETPADDREHSRFQKAKEQLEIRHRNHMERVRKEWEDAERQGKNLPKAERQTLIQRFQTIVESLEEEAASQKQQLVETHLARVEAMLNDRRRLTLENYLAALQADPPRPHRILQALRRYVRAENKDRQHTIRHYQHVLAVDPEKAAQMKSQVMTHLRVIEERMNQSLSLLYKVPHVGEEIQDEIDELLQEQKADMDQFLSSISESQPDVTVSSEESMELPASEGKPYRPFQVTSLGSHSDPEGSGMSGLDGLIGAEERIINSKGKISDSVVIDESLDVKEVIYSAERVSVMHADDLESYRPLEEDFSFGSSALIGLLVIAVAIATVIVISLVLLRKRQYGTISHGIVEVDPMLTPEERHLSKMQNHGYENPTYKYLEQMQI; encoded by the exons GCCCTGGCAGCCAACGCGGGCACGGGGTTCGCCGTGGCGGAGCCGCAAGTCGCCATGTTCTGCGGGAAACTCAACATGCACGTGAACATCCAGACGGGCCGCTGGGAGGCCGACCCCTCCGGCACCAGGAGCTGCGTGGAGACCAAGGAGGGCGTGATGCAGTACTGTCAGGAG ATGTACCCTGAACTACAGATCACAAACGTGCTGGAGgccaaccagccaatcaggatcGAGAACTGGtgcaagaaggagaagaagcagTGCAAAGGCCACGCCCACCTGGTGGTGCCTTACAAGTGCTTAG TGGGGGAGTTTGTGAGCGACGTCCTCCTGGTGCCCGAGAAGTGCAAGTTCTTCCACAAGGAGCGCATGGACATGTGCGTCAGCCACCAGCAGTGGCACGGCGTCGCCAAGGAG GCCTGTGCCAAGGGCTCCATGGTCCTGCACAGCTACGGCATGCTGCTGCCCTGTGGCATCGACAAGTTCCATGGCACCGAGTACGTGTGCTGCCCCTCGTCTCGCCGCGGGGAGCCCGCCGCCGCCCCCGCCCTGACgtcccaggaggaggaggacgaagaggaggaccaggagatTGAAGAGACGGAGCTGGATGAAGACGAGCccgtggaggagag CGATGCACCCGTCGACGAGCAGCTGTCCCAGAGAGAGGAGCCGGTggaggaggacgaagaggacgaggacgaggatgaGTACCACTACGTGTACGAGGACGAGGAGGCTgaccgggaggaggaggaggaggacgccaAGGAGCGCGTCCCCGAGAGCCAGGACGAGGACAagaccctggaggaggtgaaag CGGTGTGTGCGCTGGAGGCAGAGACGGGCCCCTGCCGCGCCTCCATGTTCCGCTGGCACTTCGACTTGAGCCAGAAGAAGTGCGTTCGTTTCGTGTACGGGGGCTGCGCCGGCAACCGCAACAATTTCGACTCCGAGGAGTACTGCATGGCCGTGTGCAAGCGCCTGA CGGTGCCCCCCACGCCTCAGCCCACTGACGACGTGGACGTGTACTTCGAGACCCCCGCTGACGACAGGGAGCACAGCCGCTTCCAGAAGGCCAAGGAGCAGTTGGAGATCAGGCACCGCAACCacatggagaga gtgagGAAGGAGTGGGAGGATGCTGAGCGTCAGGGTAAGAACCTGCCCAAGGCTGAGAGGCAGACTCTGATCCAG cgctTTCAGACCATAGTGGagtctctggaggaggaagcAGCCAGTCAGAAGCAGCAGCTGGTGGAGACCCACCTGGCCCGTGTGGAGGCCATGCTCAACGACCGCCGCCGCCTCACCCTGGAGAACTACCTGGCCGCCCTGCAGGCTGACCCCCCCAGG ccccaccgCATCCTGCAGGCCCTCAGGAGGTACGTCCGCGCAGAGAACAAGGATCGTCAGCACACCATCCGTCACTACCAGCACGTCCTCGCTGTGGACCCTGAGAAGGCTGCCCAGATGAAGTCTCAG GTGATGACCCACCTGCGTGTGATCGAGGAGCGCATGAACCAGAGCCTGTCCCTCCTCTACAAGGTGCCCCACGTGGGTGAGGAGATCCAGGATGAGATCG ACGAGCTGCTCCAGGAGCAGAAGGCTGACATGGACCAGttcctgtcctccatctccGAGTCCCAGCCGGACGTCACCGTGTCGTCCGAGGAGAGCATGGAGCTGCCTGCCTCCGAGGGCAAGCCGTACCGGCCCTTCCAGGTCACCTCCCTGGGGTCCCACTCTGACCCAGAGG GCTCCGGGATGTCCGGTCTGGACGGTCTGATCGGCGCTGAGGAGAGGATCATCAACAGCAAGGGGAAGATCAGCGACAGCGTG GTGATTGATGAGTCTCTGGATGTTAAAGAAGTGATTTACAGTGCAGAGAGAGTCAGCGTAATGCATGCTGATGATCTG GAATCCTATCGTCCTCTTGAGGAGGACTTCAGCTTCGGGAGCAGTGCCCTGATTGGCTTGTTGGTGATCGCGGTGGCCATAGCAACGGTGATAGTGATCAGCCTGGTGCTGCTGAGGAAGAGGCAGTATGGCACCATCAGTCATGGCATTGTGGAG GTTGACCCCATGCTGACCCCAGAGGAACGCCACCTCAGCAAGATGCAGAACCATGGCTACGAGAACCCCACCTACAAATACCTGGAGCAGATGCAGATCTAG